The proteins below are encoded in one region of Leptotrichia sp. oral taxon 218:
- a CDS encoding DUF4355 domain-containing protein encodes MSEITFTQEQVDEMIKERIARERKKFESEKKELERKHGETIEDYETRINNANLTAEEKYNKSLAELQKQLDTSNTELATLKTNEMKKAILGKYKIPDSFLGSITGNTQEEIEDSVKSFSENLSSYLKTQSGGTPNSLNGGSEGEKDKKDIGLEAFDKVFSSF; translated from the coding sequence ATGTCAGAAATCACATTTACACAGGAACAAGTAGATGAAATGATTAAAGAAAGAATTGCAAGAGAGAGAAAAAAGTTTGAAAGTGAGAAAAAAGAATTGGAGAGAAAGCACGGTGAAACGATTGAAGATTATGAAACAAGAATCAATAATGCCAATCTTACTGCAGAAGAGAAGTATAATAAGAGCCTTGCTGAACTTCAAAAACAACTTGATACTTCAAATACGGAACTTGCAACATTGAAAACTAATGAGATGAAAAAGGCTATATTAGGGAAATATAAAATTCCAGATAGTTTTTTAGGCAGCATTACTGGAAATACTCAAGAAGAGATTGAAGATAGTGTGAAATCTTTTTCTGAAAATTTATCTAGCTATCTTAAAACACAAAGCGGAGGAACACCAAACTCTTTAAACGGTGGAAGTGAAGGAGAAAAAGATAAAAAAGATATAGGACTTGAAGCATTCGATAAGGTTTTTAGTTCTTTTTAA